Below is a genomic region from Thermoproteota archaeon.
CAGAGGGCGCTCCTTCCCTTGGAGAGGTAAAGATAGGCGGCCCATATCTGTGATCCCATGAAGTTCTCCCCAATGGCGGTGACCCAAGCGTAACCGTCCTCCAACTTAGCTATGGCTGAGCTGAACATTGGCTGCTGACCTGTCGTTAGGGTAGACGCGAGTTTGGCCGTAACCAAGTGAGCTAAACTTCCGGGGATAGGTGCGGGCCTAACATCCTTCACCTTAATCCCCATAGGCGTCAAAGCCGTCCTCATGTAGCTGATAGCATCCATGTAGGGGCTGACCTTGGCTCCCATCATGAGGTAGGACTGGACTATTAACGGGTTCCCGTAAACGTAGGTGCTTGGGGGGATCATGGAGATCAGATAGTCCCTCCCCCGAATCTCCATAACGGGAGCCTCTCCTTGAGCGTAACACTTGACGTGAGATTGGTGTGGGACCGCTGTCTTGAAGGCGACGACTCCCCTCGCGGGATCAGGTACGTTGATCCTCCTAGCCTCTATTGAGTTCAGGAGCTCTGGTTTCCCGTAATTCTCTAAATCTTTGCTTAGATACTGTACGTGAGATGCCCATCCCCAAGATGGTTTTCCCGGGTAGACCCTTATTACGTACTCCCCCGGAGGGGTTCTCATGACCTGCTGCGTTAGTGTCCCTGGGAGGTAGCCCCTAGCCTCGATGAACCTCCCTCTTGACACTCTGGCATTCAAAGGAGCTCCTATCAATGCCTGTACGTAATTTACTAATTCCTTGATCAGGGAATCGGCGTCGAGTCGGGATGAGAAGATCATCGTGGTGGGCACGTGGGGGTGATGCGAAAAGAGGGTGCTTTCACTGGCTAATACCAGCCACCCATCGGGGACGTGAGCGCGGATCCCTATGAACATATCCCTGTACTCCACATTACCCCACTATCCTCTATTGGGGATTCAAGATAAGCTTTCTTGGTTTACCAGTGCTAGGTGATTTACCCGGATATTTATTACCCGATGCTGGATCCCGAATCGCATCCAAAAGATCCTTGTACTCAACATCACGATTACACCTTCGGGCCCTAGCGGGCCCTCTTCAAGCTGCCTTATAGTTAACTGTAGTACACTCATCAAGGGATCAAAATCAAGGGTGAAGATGTTCACCAGAAGGTCCGATGCTCACTGCCGATGGATCCCCCTTTCTCACAGAGAGCATTGGCGCGCGAGCATAACTGAACTGAGGTCTCTGCCATAAAACAGTTGAAGTGTTTGTTGCTCTTTTCCTAAGCTCCCTGAAGGATTTCAGCCGACTCTAATAACGCCTTCCAGTAAGGTATTTTTAGGTAGGGTGTCCAGATGCCACAATGAAGCTGGTTAAATTGTTGGAGAGGTTGGAGGGGTATCATGAAGAATTCGTTGAGGCCCTCCGAAATTATCGATTGGGGGCGGAGAGCATTTATTCGGTCGAGCGGCTCGCTCAGCTGATATCTCAAGTGATTCTGGACTTCGCAGCAGTCCTCGTTTCCAAGAGGAGGGGTAAGAAACCGGAGACTTACAGGGATCTGGCTAAATGGTTGTCAGAGGTGACTGATCCCAGTTTCGAGGATTTTTTGGAGGGTATGGCGGGTTTTAGAAATATTCTCGTCCATATGTACGCGGATATAGACAGAGATCTGGAGATGAGGGCATTCGAGGAGCTGGCTGAAAGGGTTCCTGAGTTGATTAGGTATTTGAGGGAGCTGGCTGATGATCCGTGTTTAGACCAAGTGAGGAGGATTATTCGAGATAAGGCTCCTGAGCTGGGTATAAGGTTGGTCTTCGTCTTCGGCTCTCTGGCGAGGGATGAATGCGGTAATGATGTCGACTTAGCCGTAAAGCTGGAGGAGAGGCCTAGGAGTATGTTGGATATTGGAAGGCTTCAGGTTGAGCTGGAAGCTCTGCTTGGAGCTCCAGTCGATCTGATCGTGCTGAACTTGGATGTAGACCCTGCCTTGGCTAAGACAATAGTCGATGAGGCGATCCTCATTTACGGCGATGAGGGGGAAGGAGAGGAGGAAATCCTCAAACTATACAAGAAGTCCTTAGATGCCCTAGCATACGGGAGGTGAACCGTTTAATGGGGACCAATTATAGCGATCCTTCGAATCTTGGTGTTCTAAACAGATTTAAGTAGAGCCGATGGAAAGCTGTAACTACTCCATTAGTAAGGGTTGAGAGATTTTGGCTCCATGGGTCTGGCCTCTCGAAACCATGTTTACGGATTGATTGCGGCGCGCCGGGTAGTGGAGGAGATTGGAGTCCGACAGCCTCTTCCTCCTGATATAAGAGGAGAAGTCAGTAAGTTCCGTGCGAGTGCGGTGATCTATGGTCACCGCGGGGAGGAAGAAACCCGGTCGCCTCTCTACTTCGTCGTCTTTGGGTGGAAGGATAGAGCTCCTCGTACCTGCCATGTGAGAGACCCAAGCTGAGATCAGGGAGGAAGCCCAATCGATGGCTCCATCATCTACACTCAGGTGCATACCCCAGATGGGTAGGGGGTTAAAATAATTCGAGCTTGACGAAAGTGTCAACTAGCGTTCGTAAAAGCAACTTTTTAGCTTTATCTAGTGAGGAAGACTCGATGAGCAAGCTCAACAGATATGAGAACCTCAAGGATGAGGTGGAGAGAGCCATAAGGCCCTTCATCAAAGTGAAAATATACCTGAGGGGCGAGGCAGAGCGGGAAAGGTTGGAAAAGCTTCTTAAGAACGAGTATTACTTGGAAAGGGTGGAGAGGCTGACGCACCTCTTCCTAGAGAGGAATGGGGCGTCTTTCCTCATAATTCCCCTCGATATACCCGTCGAGGATGCGAGGAGGCTTGAGCGAGACGAGAACTTCCTGAGTAAGGTGGAGGAGCTGGTTAGATCGGCCGGGGAAGCGAATGGTCCAGCTGACTGATCCTCAGCTAGCAATTTTGGGCGTCTTCCTACTATCGATACTCCTCCTAGTCACCGAGAAGTACCACAGGGCCACCTCAGCCATGATCAGCGCTGCCATCATGGTGTACTTCGGCGCCTACGTCTACGGACTCTTCCCGCCCGAGGAGGTCTTCGATTTCATTGATTGGCATACCCTACTCTTCATTGTGGGGGTCCTCATCCTAGTGGAGGGGCTCTCCGAGTCGGGGCTCTTCCAAGCAATGGGCCTTCTCGTAGCGAGAATCCTCGCTAGGAGGAGGAATCTTCTC
It encodes:
- a CDS encoding DUF86 domain-containing protein, which gives rise to MKLVKLLERLEGYHEEFVEALRNYRLGAESIYSVERLAQLISQVILDFAAVLVSKRRGKKPETYRDLAKWLSEVTDPSFEDFLEGMAGFRNILVHMYADIDRDLEMRAFEELAERVPELIRYLRELADDPCLDQVRRIIRDKAPELGIRLVFVFGSLARDECGNDVDLAVKLEERPRSMLDIGRLQVELEALLGAPVDLIVLNLDVDPALAKTIVDEAILIYGDEGEGEEEILKLYKKSLDALAYGR